One Dioscorea cayenensis subsp. rotundata cultivar TDr96_F1 chromosome 19, TDr96_F1_v2_PseudoChromosome.rev07_lg8_w22 25.fasta, whole genome shotgun sequence genomic window, TCAGGAATGCGTTTGCTGGCAAGCTTTGTCATTTATGTGCTGTTCATTTGGAACCAGCTCATCGGTTCTATAAACCAGGGATCTCAACCCCTGATTTCCCTTTTATTCCGTATTATATTTATACCCTTCGCTCTCTCTCTcataaaaatccaaactttctCTTCTTCCATACTTCTCTTTCGCGAAGGTAGAGTGTGAGTCCTTCTCTCCATCTTGTTTCTCTGTTGCTGTGTTTTTCTAGTGCGCATTGTTGTTAAATTAAATCCCTGGCCttcaaaaatccatttttttttctttaaaaacagGGAAAAGTCCCTTTTTGAGAAAAAGAAGTAAGGCTACTTTGATTTATGTGATGTTTTTGCTGGTATTCGTGCTATTCATCGGCCTTTTTGAACTTTTGGTCCTTTTTAGATAGTGCGCGTGCCATTCCTTTTCCTCAATAGAAGATCGGCTTTCTACTTTTACAGTTGTCTCTCGGCTTTTACCTTTGATATCTTTCTTCTGTtgtcattgctctcctcttcgTATTTCCTCTTTGTCTGTAATTTTCTATTCGatcttatttgatttttgttccTTTCATTGATTGTAAGAGGTGCTCTTTTTTGCTCTCTcctttttatgataaaaagacgttttttttttttggcagatTTTTTTTTGACGGTGGGATTGGAGAATGTCGAAGTCTGGAGCTCTGGATCTTGCCACTGGAGTGGGTGGAAAGATCAACAAGAAGGAAGTTCAATCGGCTGTTGAACAGTAATGCTTTTTTCTTTGTCCTTCCTCTTTCCtttgtttctcttctttttttgtttcacttttaGATTCATTAAtggcttcaattttttttccatttatggCTTCAAAAAGCTTATCTGTTTGTTAAGATCTTTGTTGAGAGATTGAATGTTCATGCTTCAAAAATTTGTGGCGATGTTTAAAAGTACATGAAGATGAGGCCTTTTGTCTTAACAAATTAATTTCACTTGAATGATCTATGTACTGCTGATGTTTTGATGTTTGATGGTTTAGTTTAACCCTATCATTTTCAGATGTTGAAATTGGAGGTTTGATCTGAAGATTTCTCCAAGTGTAGTTAACAATCTTGGAATTCCCTGTTTCAGGAATAGCTAATGTCCTCGCAAtacttatattataataatccTGAAGCCTTCTCGTGGTCTTTCACTAGCTTCTGTcattatatatgtttgtgaCAGTAAAAAGGAAGCTATAATGTGGATCCTAATTCTTTTGCCAGGGCTGCAGCTTACAGACTATGTTGGAGTTTGAATTCTCAAGAATGTCTTTCCCTTAAACATTAGTTAGAATAGAGAAATGCTTacataaactttttaaaattctcttttttaTACTAGTATTTTAATATTCCATTATTGATTGATGTGTAATCTATAGATTTGAAGTATGAAACAATGGTTTTATATCTATAAAGTTAACATAATCTTTTCTGTTCTAAACTCATGCAAATCTTCAATGTTCACATGCCATTTTACTGGTTATTTCAAGATATGAAATACAGCCAGAAACGTTTGTCCCTCTTGTCAGAACTCATGTGTTCTATCTACCATTAATGCATGGACATCTAACTGATCAACCTTTACATTTAAGTATCATCTTCATGAAAAATGTGCTTTATTCAATTGTTATTGTTCAGTGTTGTGCATTATTATGTAATCAGTTATATTATGGATCTTTTGAACTAGCAACGCTTTGTATTTTTCTAGCAATCTCTatcaataattatattctatatgCATCTCCCGTTTCTTCTATGAGATTGCTCACTGGAATCTTTCTAGCTGGCCCTTTCTTTGAAGCACATGCTTTTGTTACTCCCAACTCCGGATAAGCAGTGTCTCCACTCTtcctaatcattttttttatgaaataaaattctTAGCTGTATCAAGAAGCAAGAACTGCTAATTGCCACaatgaaataattttgtaaAGTTGTTCATGGTTTTTTGTTTGTCAACTAGGTATGAGAAATATCATGTCTGTTTTGGAGGGGATGAGGAAACCCGGAAAACAAACTACAGTGATATGGTGAGAAAAGAATTATAAACCTCTTCTCCTGGACTATGTTTCACCGTAAAATATATCtgcttttcaattttcttttcatcaataTGAAATTTAGTGTCTTATTCTGATATGCGGAGTCAATCATATGGTGCCTCAGGTAAATAAATACTATGACCTGGCCACCAGCTTCTATGAATTTGGTTGGGGGGAGTCTTTTCACTTTGCTCACAGGTAAGTTCCAGACcgtaaaattttagaaatttattgttttgaagGTAAATGTGATCATGATAATGATGCACTGTTCTGTTTTGACAATGAAAATGAAGTTATTCATGTTAAAGTTTGAACTTTTGAAGATGGGTGGGAGAGTCTTTACGTGAGAGTATTAAGCGTCATGAACACTTTCTTGCCCTGCAGTTGGGCTTGAAAAGAGGAATGAAGGTTCgtaattctttttgtttattttgttgttttggcaTTTACGTATCGTTTTGAGCTTGCGTCATGTGTTGATACTCGAATAACTTTTTTACCTTGTTGCATTGTTATTTTAGGTGTTGGATGTGGGATGTGGGATTGGTGGACCTCTACGAGAAATTGCAAGATTTAGGTAATCCCCATCTTTTTCCTAACTTTGCACTGTCTCACTGAACCTTTACATGAAAATTTTTGTCTTTTGAATTGTCAAGCTATATCCTAAGGCACATCTCTTGATGATCACTTCTGATAGTGGTTTATGTAAGAAAACACACTGAGTTGAAACATTCGGATGTGATGACTGCCGAATGTTTTTGTATGAAAATTGTCAGAATGAAGAATCTCTTTCTTTTACTGTATCATGCATCATTTTTCAGTGTCAAATAAGAAACTTTTATGGAGAAAGCCTTTCAACATTTCCCCTTCCCTGTTTTAGTTGTATTTGTAATTCTTAATATTTGAAGCTTCAGTATTCAGTAGGGATATGGAATAACAAAGATGAGAATGCCAAAATTAACTACATTGGACCTCTTGTTGGAATTTTAAGCAAACTAAGTTGAATTACAATGGCTGTTAACGGGTATATTTATCCATTAAATGCAGCTCAACATCTATTATCGGATTGAATAACAATGAATACCAGATATCAAGGGGAATAGTAAGTGCCTTCACTCTCTTCTTGACATTGCAAAGCTTTAGCACCAAGTTTCCATTGTTTGAAACTGTGAGATTTTAAAACTTAGATGATCGCAATTTCAATAGGAATTAAACCGTGTGGCTGGTTTGGACAACACTTGCGACTTTGTCAAGGTACAATTACCATCTGACGATTTGTTATACTCAGAGATGGACAAACAAATTTTACTATCCTcatattaatgttattatttccCATAATGCAGGGTGATTTCATGAAAATGTCATTCCCTGACAACACATATGATGCCGTGTATGCAATCGAAGCCACATGCCATGCACCTGATGCAgtatgtgattatatatatattttttggtatTAACTGTtgtgatatgtttttaatatcaCATGgtcattcttgattttttttttaatttctgaaaTGTATTCATGATCTGTGTTACTGGTCTGTGCAGATGGGATGCTATAAGGAAATTTACAGAGTATTGAAGCCTGGCCAGTGTTTTGCTGCCTATGAATGGTGCATGACTGATCATTATGATCCCAATAAtgaaactcataaaaaaattaaggccGAAATTGAGCTCGGCAACGGCCTACCAGATGTGAGATCAACAGCTCAGTGTCTCGAAGCCTTGAAACAGGCTGGTTTTGAGGTAAAAACTTAACTTTGTTAATTAAATCCATTGGCAACAATCTTGATATTTGTATTAGGCTGCATTTGGAATGACTGATAAATGGGAATACAACAAACCATAACACTTTTGGTGCTTGTGGAACATAACTAAGAACCAGATTTTTGTCTTGAACATAGTTTTAATGAGTTGTTATACTCATTTATACCCTTCATCTTTTAAATTAATGGCTTTATATCCTAAATGATGTTATGATTTAATTAGTCTAGtaataattatgtaatttttttttggctatGATAATAATCTTGGCTATTggattagtttttattaaatatttagtatTTGATATGATTCAAATCTTGAAGAAATTAAATTGACTAAAAGGTAATTCAAATAgtaaattaaaacaatgtttagaaatttaaaatgaaaacagtAGGAAACAATAAACGCATATGAGTATTTGAATTATTggatatatatttgtaaattattctatcattgcttaatttattaattgtaaACATCAGTAAGTgtagtgttttgttttgtccATTTTATATAGAATAGTAGAGATGAAGAAAAATCTTGTTATTTCTGCTGAGTGTTGTCAGGTCTAGTTTGATGCTTGTTATCTTGTCTGAATTACTAAACGCTAGCTTAGCACACTGTAAATGATTGGTGTCTTACAGGTTATATGGGAGAAGGATCTCGCAGCAGACTCACCAGTGACTTGGTATCTGCCTCTCGATACTAGTCGGTTCTCCATAACTAGCTTCCGTTTGACAGCATTCGGACGTTTCGTAACAAGAACCATGGTACATTTGAGCTTGTGCACTCTCCGAGGTCGGTTGTGCTTGTTTGTTTAGTGtactaaaatttgatttgtgaactGCAGGTCAAAACACTAGAGTACGTGGGTCTTGCGCCCGCAGGAAGTGAACGGGTTTCATCCTTCTTAGAGAAAGCTGCTGAAGGACTTGTGGAAGGTGGAAGGTGTGTTAATTTTCGGTCTCGCATGCTTATTAAGTTGTGTGTTACCTGAAAACTGctcacaaaaaatatatttgatttggCAGGAAGGAGATCTTCACACCAATGTATTTCTTTTTGGTCCGAAAGCCCTTATCGGATTCTTGAGAGCATTTTCTCCATCCATTGAAAATCTCCAAGATTCTTAACATTTGAAAGTTTTAGCTTAAGAaactgatttatttattttcaattagaAACTATTAGCCGTTCTTTGCGTTTGGATTAAGTGGATAgcatttaatattatgttttatgacTGTTGCAATTGCCATTTCCTCTGTTAATTGTCTTTTGGATGTGATGATTTTCTGCTGTATCACATTAATATAAGTTGGTTTTCCTCTGTTAATAGTTTCCAGTACTGTCAGAACAAAGCGCATGTCTAATATAACTATGGGACTGTGAGGGACAGAGGCCATGTCCATCTGAGATAGAATGAGACAACTATAACTATAAGCAGAACAAACTAAGGCTGCAGTTCAGTAGCGCCATTGCTGTAGTTCTTAGGCCCATCTTAatggatcatcatcatcaacatagcGCTTCCAGAACCAGTGCTGCTTCCAGACTCTTTCGGTTATCTCCTCAATCGGTATATTCTTAGTCTCGGGGAGGAAGAAGAGGACAAAGATGGACATGACTACGACCCAACCAGCAAATAATATGAAGATGCCGGACTTTAATTGGCAAAGCATTGGGAGAAAAGCCTGAGCAATGGCAAAGGTGGAGAGAAGGTTCACGCATACAGCCACACTCTGCCCGGCCGGACGCACCTCCAGTGGAAATATCTCACTGGGGATGAGCCATCCGAGAGGCCCCCATGACCACGCGAAGGATGACACAAAGACGCAGACCATGACCACAACCAGGATGGCGTAGCCATGGCTTAAGTTGTCTGAATGGTCAGTCACTTTGATGCTGAAGACCACAGCAATGATCACTTCAGAGAGGAACATTTGCACACCAGCCTCTAAGAGCAACGCACGCCGGCCCACTTTGTCCACGAAGTAAATCGACACAACAGTGGACAACACATTCACTATTTGAATGATCACAGCTGCGAATCCCAGTGTTTTGAACAGCACAGGCGTATAGAAGATGATATTGTTGATGCCAGCGAATTGCTGGAAGATCTGCAAGCATTGCATTTGAGAAACCAACAAATCAACGGATTTCATACTTTTgaaatatgttttatatatacattaacGATTGCAGGTTAGCAGTACCTGAAGAAAGATGGCGACAATGAGTTGGGGGCGATAGCGTCGCTGGAGAAGGTTACGGTAAGGATGCTTGACCTGTTGGGCAATGCGGCTGGCCTCAAGGATCTCATTGAACTCAGGCTCAACATTGTTTATCCCGCGAATGCGCTTGAGCACGGCCTTGCCTTCCTCGAGCTTGCCCCGCTCAATTAGACTGTTAGGCGTGTCGACCACTAACAGTGAGCCTACCGTCAATAGAAGAGCTGGGATTCCGGCAAGTGCCAGTGATAGTCTCCATCCCCACGGGTGTATCCTATATGCATTGATCCATTAGTAATTGttatacatttaatttaatttcattgataACAATAAGAATTCTATGAATGTGACTGACTTATTGGTTCTATAGTTGATGAGGTTGCCAAGGAGAATGCCGATAGTGACATTGAGCTGAAACAAGATGTTGAGACCCCCACGGATTCTTGTTGGAGCAATCTCTGATAGGAATAAAGGGACAGCCTGCCAAGTGCATTTTGTAATTTACATGCAGTACATTTAAAGGAGGGGTCAGCTTTTTCATGATGTGAGTAtagtaaaatatgtatattagaCGGCTAACCTTTAGGGTGTTTGGATCCAAAGAATGGCTACCATATGAATGACATTGATTATATACACTaatataatcctatatttgaatACATAACTATTAGAATGAAAATAAGTTATGTAGATAATGTAATTATTTACCGTTAAAGAATTGAACTATCCCAAAATTACGGAGAATGGGGAGTAATGAATActtcctccgttcctttttacttgtcatatttacataatttacaCCGATTAAGAAAAGTTAGGTAAAGTTAGTTGATtgcctatattttataaaaaaatccattattttccaaaactacccttatttaaaactccactagtggagtataaaatttaatatttagttgattat contains:
- the LOC120249703 gene encoding cycloartenol-C-24-methyltransferase 1-like, which codes for MSKSGALDLATGVGGKINKKEVQSAVEQYEKYHVCFGGDEETRKTNYSDMVNKYYDLATSFYEFGWGESFHFAHRWVGESLRESIKRHEHFLALQLGLKRGMKVLDVGCGIGGPLREIARFSSTSIIGLNNNEYQISRGIELNRVAGLDNTCDFVKGDFMKMSFPDNTYDAVYAIEATCHAPDAMGCYKEIYRVLKPGQCFAAYEWCMTDHYDPNNETHKKIKAEIELGNGLPDVRSTAQCLEALKQAGFEVIWEKDLAADSPVTWYLPLDTSRFSITSFRLTAFGRFVTRTMVKTLEYVGLAPAGSERVSSFLEKAAEGLVEGGRKEIFTPMYFFLVRKPLSDS
- the LOC120249702 gene encoding sugar transport protein MST4-like; this encodes MAGGFAVSAGSGRQFEAKITPIVIMSCIMAATGGLMFGYDIGVFGGVTSMNDFLLKFFPKVYSKEKEKHLENNYCKFGNQGLQLFTSLFYLAGLIATLFASYTTRRLGRRLTMLIAGAFFIAGVIFNGSAQNLAMLIVGRILLGCGVGFANQAVPLFLSEIAPTRIRGGLNILFQLNVTIGILLGNLINYRTNKIHPWGWRLSLALAGIPALLLTVGSLLVVDTPNSLIERGKLEEGKAVLKRIRGINNVEPEFNEILEASRIAQQVKHPYRNLLQRRYRPQLIVAIFLQIFQQFAGINNIIFYTPVLFKTLGFAAVIIQIVNVLSTVVSIYFVDKVGRRALLLEAGVQMFLSEVIIAVVFSIKVTDHSDNLSHGYAILVVVMVCVFVSSFAWSWGPLGWLIPSEIFPLEVRPAGQSVAVCVNLLSTFAIAQAFLPMLCQLKSGIFILFAGWVVVMSIFVLFFLPETKNIPIEEITERVWKQHWFWKRYVDDDDPLRWA